The Gemmatimonadaceae bacterium genome contains the following window.
AGCAGGTCGCCGCCGCGCCGCGCCTCCTTCTCCACGAGCACCTCCACGCGGCGGCCGAGGCGCTCGAGATTCCGTGCGCGCGAACCGCCGCGTACAGTGTCGACCAGCCGCGCCAACCGATCGCTCGCCACCGCGTCGGTGACCGTATCGCTGGCCGGCAGCCGCGTGGCCGGAGTGCCTTCGCGCAATGAGAACTTGAACGTGAAGGCGTCGGCGAAGCCGATCGCGCGCACGGCGCTCAGGGTCTCGTCGAAGTCGGCGTCGGTCTCTCCCGGAAACCCGACGATGACGTCGGTCGTGAGGCTGAGCCCGGGGATCGCGGCGTGCAGTCGCTCGACGCACGCGAAGTACCCCTCGCGCGTGTACCGGCGAAGCATGCGTTTGAGCACGCGCGTACTGCCCGACTGCATCGGGAGGTGGACGTGCTCGCAGACCGCGGGCACCTCGGCCATCGCGCTGATCACCCGGTCGCTGAAGTCGTTGGGATGCGGGCTGGTAAATCGCAGGCGGCGGATGCCGGGCACCGTGCCCACGGCGCGGAGCAGGTCGGCGAAGTCGTGCGTGCCGTCATGGTACGAGTTCACGGTCTGCCCCAGGAGCACGATCTCGGTCATGCCCTCGGCCACGACGTCGGCCGCCTCGCGCACGACGTCGGCGAGTTGCCGGCTGCGCTCGGGACCGCGCGTGGTGGGCACGATGCAGTAGGTACAACGGTAGTCGCACCCCCGCTGCACAGGGATCCAGGCCTTGACCTTGTCGAACCGGCGCGGCCTGAAGTCCTCGTAGTGCTCCTCGAGATCGAACGTCGTGGCGGTGGCGCGCTCGCCATGGCGGGCCCGGTCGACCAGCGCCGCCAGCGCCCGGTAGCCGTCGGGGCCTATGACGAAACTCACATGGCGCGCCGATTCGAGGAGGCGGGGGCCCAATCGCTGGGCCATGCACCCGGTGACCCCGACCACGGCCCCCGGCTTCATATCGCGTTTGAGTTCACCGAGCCGCCCGATCACCCGCTGCTCGGCATGCTCGCGAATGGCGCATGTGTTGACGAGGATCACGTCGGCGGTCCGCGGATCGGCCGCCTCGCCGTAGCCGTGCGCGCCGAGCGATCCGAGCATCAGCTCGGAATCGCTCACGTTCATCTGGCAGCCGTAGGTCTCGATGTAAACGGTCGGACGGGCGTCGGAACTCATTTCGGCGGCGGTTGGGCGTCTCGAGGGACGTTAAAGATAGCGGTGGGCAGCAGCCACGAGCGAGCCGCCAGCGCCGGCGCCCAGCCGACCGACGAACCGGTGCCCTCTTGGCAACGTCGGGTCGGCCAGGCGAACGGTCAAATAGTCCTCGGTCAGTCCCGAGCGGTCTGGTCCCCTGCCCACGACGATCACGTCCGCGCGGGCGCCGGCGCGCGATGCGGCATACGCCGTTTGCTTGCACGCGGCCAGTAGCCGCAGCTCGGCCGCACGCGCGCGCGCCACCGGTGGCGCGACCGGATCGGGCAGCCGCACGGCGGGGGTGCCCGGGCGGCCCGAGAACGGGAAGACGTGCAGGTAGGTGAAGGGCAGCCGCTCGCAGAGGGCCACGGTGCGCGCGTGATCCTCGTCGGTTTCACCGGGAAATCCCGTGATGACGTCAGCACCCAATCCGAAGGCCGGGCGCCCGGCCGTGAGTCGCTCGATGCGCACGGCATACTGCTCGGGGGTGTACCAGTGCCGACCCATCCGCCGGAGCAGGCGCCCCGACCCCGACTGGAGGGGGGAGTGCAGGAACGGGGCCACACGGTCGCCACCGCCGGTGAGCAGCGCGCCAATCCGGTCGTCCACCTCGGTGGCCTCAACCGACGACAGACGAAAGCGCACGAGCGGCACCTCACGGACCAGCCGCTCGAGCAAGGCGCCGAGCGAGGTCCCAAGGTCGACGCCGTAGGTGCCGATATGGATCCCCGTGAGGACGATTTCAGGATGGTGCTCGGCGAGCCGGGCCGCTTCGCGGACGAGTTCGTCGGCCGGGCGGCTGCGATTGGCTCCGCGCGCCATCGTAGTGGCGCAAAAGGTGCAGTGCTCGTCGCAGCCGTCCTGGATGCGGAGCAGCGCGCGCGTGCCCTGTTGCCGTGCGCCAGCGGACGGACGCACGGCATCGATGCCGAGCGCGCGGGCCACGGCGTCGGCGTCTCCCCCAGGGACCACGTGCGTCACGCCGGGTAGCGCCGCGAGGGCGGGCCGGCGGTCGTCGAGCCCGGCCACGCAGCCCATCACGACCGTGCGCAACCGGGGCGCCTCCCGCGCGGCGCGCCGCACGGCGTGGCGCACGTCGGCTTCGGCCTGCGCCGTGACGGCGCAGGAATTGAACACGGCCGCGTCGGCGCCCTCGGAAGTGCCGACCACCTCGTGTCCGGCAGCCGTGATGATGGCGCGCAC
Protein-coding sequences here:
- the miaB gene encoding tRNA (N6-isopentenyl adenosine(37)-C2)-methylthiotransferase MiaB; translation: MSSDARPTVYIETYGCQMNVSDSELMLGSLGAHGYGEAADPRTADVILVNTCAIREHAEQRVIGRLGELKRDMKPGAVVGVTGCMAQRLGPRLLESARHVSFVIGPDGYRALAALVDRARHGERATATTFDLEEHYEDFRPRRFDKVKAWIPVQRGCDYRCTYCIVPTTRGPERSRQLADVVREAADVVAEGMTEIVLLGQTVNSYHDGTHDFADLLRAVGTVPGIRRLRFTSPHPNDFSDRVISAMAEVPAVCEHVHLPMQSGSTRVLKRMLRRYTREGYFACVERLHAAIPGLSLTTDVIVGFPGETDADFDETLSAVRAIGFADAFTFKFSLREGTPATRLPASDTVTDAVASDRLARLVDTVRGGSRARNLERLGRRVEVLVEKEARRGGDLLQARTRDFKTVLVPGDAALLGQYLTVELTGTTGSTFTGAIVTERQPLPLAG
- a CDS encoding MiaB/RimO family radical SAM methylthiotransferase; translated protein: MRVYLRTFGCRANHADTEAVRAIITAAGHEVVGTSEGADAAVFNSCAVTAQAEADVRHAVRRAAREAPRLRTVVMGCVAGLDDRRPALAALPGVTHVVPGGDADAVARALGIDAVRPSAGARQQGTRALLRIQDGCDEHCTFCATTMARGANRSRPADELVREAARLAEHHPEIVLTGIHIGTYGVDLGTSLGALLERLVREVPLVRFRLSSVEATEVDDRIGALLTGGGDRVAPFLHSPLQSGSGRLLRRMGRHWYTPEQYAVRIERLTAGRPAFGLGADVITGFPGETDEDHARTVALCERLPFTYLHVFPFSGRPGTPAVRLPDPVAPPVARARAAELRLLAACKQTAYAASRAGARADVIVVGRGPDRSGLTEDYLTVRLADPTLPRGHRFVGRLGAGAGGSLVAAAHRYL